A genomic stretch from Neodiprion fabricii isolate iyNeoFabr1 chromosome 3, iyNeoFabr1.1, whole genome shotgun sequence includes:
- the LOC124178301 gene encoding short transient receptor potential channel 4-like translates to MHHHYNVIAASSLHYSTAGFQNACSRLCIRQSGLRLRRTKCNSDTRPSVLLPQLQESEKQFFDIVNSGSVAEVRNFLAGNECFNINCVNFQGFSALHIAIHSKNLPMLEYLLSLPNIDIGDTALHAVRINEERMVVMILDRMQTVASSLEFAGTTHSSDFLDETTPLAVAAHYGHYEIIRLLLDRGHFLNRPHRPSCYCDEVCKPQRASEDTLTMDKMRLFLYTAVANPSYICLTSEDPILIAFELAVELKEAAEYDRVFYIPYQQLSHVSYTFINHCLPIETVRVYGSSVRVHLQVTEYLPRNFDRLRNEVVTFATELIGCARTTEEIEMILKQSAGLSLSTKFVYPRLVLAMDFKIKPFVAHPNVQQLMETRWQDDWYEWRLRSIPLKVLSIAPRIVMLPVIVFWTLLAPNSPRAMHWSIPVNKFLSFAASYTVFLFFVYVVSNIDKTNQLRGPPDSGFEVILVIYVMAYIWGALRLCMIHGPKRYFRTPWNWYEVIMLVLFALTFLFWGAAMLDVQQNGQRDLERKYWNQYDPTLIAEGTYCIATIMAFFKLLFVCQLDHVLGPLQMSLVKMINDVTKFIAIFTIIIFSFTAGLVRLYQYYEGMVQVDDVTKLKTQQVNSFVNFSATLKTLFWAIFCMSPIESADIVIENLPGEAESKTIINDHKFTQAVGYVAFALFEFISVIVVLNMLIACMSNTFTKITDNVSVEWMFGRTEVYIDFMTQTSLPAPFNLIPTASAFNGIAEFIKAWIKPTPEKKARWNLKHCCYVESLLEDTSEDFSIIMSQLVQRYFRKKDTEIGEAAVEPIQKELVELRSLLREALSPA, encoded by the exons ATGCATCATCACTATAATGTAATTGCAGCCTCCTCGCTGCACTACAGTACAGCTGGCTTCCAA AATGCCTGCTCACGCCTGTGCATCAGACAATCCGGCCTGCGGTTACGTCGCACGAAATGCAACAGCGATACC AGGCCAAGCGTGCTGCTGCCGCAACTTCAGGAAAGCGAGAAACAATTCTTCGATATTGTTAACAGCGGAAGCGTTGCAGAGGTGAGAAATTTCTTGGCCGGAAACGAGTGCTTCAACATCAATTGTGTGAACTTTCAG GGTTTTTCCGCTCTGCACATAGCGATccattcgaaaaatttgccaaTGCTGGAGTACCTGCTCTCATTGCCAAACATAGACATCGGCGACACAGCCTTACACGCGGTACGGATAAACGAAGAACGAATGGTCGTCATGATCCTGGATCGTATGCAGACGGTAGCTTCGAGTCTGGAATTCGCAGGAACCACCCACAGCTCGGACTTTCTCGATGAAACGACACCCTTAGCGGTAGCAGCTCATTACGGGCACTACGAAATCATAAGACTCCTCCTGGACCGAGGACATTTCCTTAACAGGCCGCATCGACCCAGCTGCTACTGCGATGAAGTTTGCAA ACCTCAGCGAGCGAGCGAAGACACGTTGACCATGGACAAGATGCGCCTTTTTCTTTACACGGCTGTGGCGAATCCATCGTATATTTGTCTGACTTCCGAGGATCCGATTCTCATAGCTTTTGAACTAGCTGTAGAACTGAAGGAAGCCGCAGAATACGACCGTGTATTTTACATACCTTACCAACAACTCTCGCACGTAAGTTACACGTTTATAAATCACTGTCTTCCGATCGAAACCGTGCGAGTTTATGGAAGCAGTGTACGAGTACATCTTCAAGTAACCGAATACCTACCTAGAAATTTCGATCGGTTAAGAAAC GAGGTAGTTACCTTCGCAACGGAATTAATTGGGTGTGCCCGTACCACTGAAGAAATCGAGATGATACTGAAGCAGTCGGCGGGGTTGAGTTTGTCCACAAAATTCGTATACCCTCGTCTAGTTCTGGCGATGGATTTCAAGATCAAACCCTTTGTCGCTCATCCGAACGTACAGCAG CTAATGGAAACAAGATGGCAGGATGATTGGTACGAGTGGAGGCTACGATCTATTCCATTGAAGGTACTGTCGATAGCTCCGAGAATCGTGATGCTGCCAGTAATCGTCTTTTGGACACTACTGGCCCCGAACTCTCCTAGGGCGATGCACTGGTCGATTCCGGTCAATAAGTTTCTATCATTCGCCGCAAGCTATacagtttttttgttctttgtcTACGTAGTGTCCAATATCGATAAAACTAATCAATTGCGAGGACCACCAGACAGCG GGTTCGAGGTTATCCTGGTGATATACGTCATGGCTTATATTTGGGGCGCCCTAAGATTATGCATGATTCACGGTCCAAAGCGATATTTCAGAACCCCGTGGAACTG GTACGAGGTCATAATGCTCGTGCTATTTGCGCTCACCTTTTTATTCTGGGGTGCTGCGATGCTTGACGTTCAGCAAAACGGACAAAGGGATCTTGAACGAAAGTATTGGAACCAGTACGATCCGACGTTGATTGCAGAAGGCACGTACTGCATTGCAACCATCATGGCTTTCTTCAAGTTGCTATTCGTCTGCCAATTGGATCATGTTCTCGGCCCTTTACAGATGTCACTTGTTAAAATGATAAACGACGTTACAAAATTCATCGCAATATTCACCATTATTATCTTCTCGTTCACAGCTG GGCTGGTCCGCTTGTATCAGTACTACGAAGGGATGGTGCAGGTGGACGACgttacgaaattgaaaactcaGCAGGTCAATTCGTTCGTCAATTTCTCAGCAACTTTGAAGACGCTTTTTTGGGCAATCTTCTGCATGAGTCCCATTGAGAGTGCAGATATCGTGATTGAAAACCTACCCGGTGAAGCAGAATCGAAAACTATCATCAACGATCACAAATTCACCCAAGCTGTCGGTTACGTTGCATTCGCCT tGTTCGAGTTCATCTCTGTAATCGTCGTGTTGAACATGCTCATCGCTTGCATGTCGAACACCTTTACCAAGATAACAGACAATGTTTCGGTTGAATGGATGTTTGGTCGAACTGAG GTATACATCGACTTCATGACGCAAACGTCATTGCCGGCACCGTTCAACTTGATTCCAACAGCTTCAGCCTTCAACGGCATAGCGGAGTTCATCAAGGCGTGGATCAAACCGACGCCAGAAAAAAAAGCTCGATGGAACTTGAAGCATTGCTGCTATGTG GAAAGTCTCTTAGAAGATACCAGTGAGGATTTTTCCATCATCATGAGTCAGCTGGTTCAACGTTATTTCCGCAAGAAGGATACTGAAATTGGAGAAGCGGCGGTTGAGCCCATCCAAAAAGAGCTTGTCGAACTAAGAAGCCTTCTTCGCGAAGCTCTTTCGCCAGCCTGA